One segment of Spiroplasma kunkelii CR2-3x DNA contains the following:
- a CDS encoding pentapeptide repeat-containing protein, which yields MKDAYLYDAHLRGADLKEANLTGANLHRADLFGANLKGTDLGFAHLRGAHLRGTNLEDAYLGCANLCGANLYVANLTGVDLAYANLTGANLCGVKITKKQLNQLTIIEEDK from the coding sequence TTAAAAGATGCTTATTTATATGATGCTCATTTAAGAGGTGCTGATTTAAAAGAAGCTAATTTAACTGGTGCTAATTTACACCGTGCTGATTTATTTGGTGCTAATTTAAAAGGTACTGATTTAGGATTTGCTCATTTACGCGGTGCTCATTTACGTGGTACTAATTTAGAAGATGCTTATTTAGGGTGTGCTAATTTATGTGGTGCTAATTTATATGTTGCTAATTTAACTGGTGTTGATTTAGCATATGCTAATTTAACTGGTGCTAATTTATGTGGTGTTAAAATCACCAAAAAACAATTAAACCAATTAACTATTATTGAGGAGGATAAATAA
- a CDS encoding recombinase family protein, whose amino-acid sequence MDGDIYEWDNINFKMVKHNTDPFKRNRNNKTKVLGAYCTIIFEDNSTTGAVLSKDEIEALQQLSPSGKKW is encoded by the coding sequence ATGGATGGAGATATTTATGAATGAGATAATATTAATTTTAAAATGGTAAAACATAATACTGATCCTTTTAAAAGAAATAGAAATAATAAAACAAAGGTATTGGGTGCATATTGTACTATTATTTTTGAAGATAATTCAACAACTGGTGCTGTTTTAAGTAAAGATGAAATTGAAGCATTACAACAATTATCACCTAGTGGAAAAAAATGGTAA